In Bradyrhizobium lablabi, one DNA window encodes the following:
- the scpA gene encoding methylmalonyl-CoA mutase: protein MSRIPNFANIAFEKTAPAEPAGGAEPWLTPEGIPVKPGYSETDLDGIDFLETWPGIAPYLRGPYPTMYVNQPWTVRQYAGFSTAEDSNAFYRRNLAAGQKGLSVAFDLATHRGYDSDHPRVTGDVGMAGVAIDSIYDMRTLFSGIPLDRMSVSMTMNGAVLPILALFVAAAEEQGVPPEKLSGTIQNDILKEFMVRNTYIYPPAPSMRIISDIFAYTSQKMPKYNSISISGYHMQEAGATQDLELAYTLADGVEYLRAGLAAGLDVDRFAPRLSFFWAIGMNFFMEVAKMRAARLLWAKLLKPFNPKDPRSLSLRTHCQTSGWSLTAQDVYNNVMRTTIEAMAATQGHTQSLHTNALDEALALPTDFSARIARNTQLFLQQESGTNRIIDPWGGSYYVERLTHDLAIKAWGHIQEVEALGGMAKAIEAGVPKLRIEEASAKTQARIDAGKQAVIGVNKYRPVNEAPIDVLKVENSTVRRLQIDKLKRLRKERNQKDVDDALAALTRSAGDGNGNLLALAIDAARAKATVGEISDAMEKVFGRHRAEIKSITGVYKREASTMSNRVEKVQALIDAFEDAEGRRPRILVAKIGQDGHDRGQKVIASAFADVGFDVDIGPLFATADEAARQAVENDVHILGLSSLAAAHLTAVPEVKAALKKQGRDDIMIIIGGVVPPQDYDALYKAGAEAIFPPGTVIADAAEELIHKLNARLGHSEAAE from the coding sequence ATGAGCCGCATACCGAACTTTGCGAATATCGCATTTGAAAAGACGGCCCCAGCCGAACCGGCCGGCGGCGCCGAACCCTGGCTCACGCCCGAAGGCATCCCGGTAAAGCCCGGCTATAGCGAGACCGATCTCGACGGCATCGATTTCCTCGAGACCTGGCCCGGGATTGCGCCTTATCTGCGCGGCCCCTACCCCACGATGTATGTCAACCAGCCATGGACGGTCAGGCAATATGCCGGCTTCTCCACAGCGGAAGATTCCAACGCGTTTTACCGCCGCAACCTCGCCGCGGGGCAAAAGGGCCTGTCGGTCGCGTTCGATCTCGCCACCCATCGCGGCTACGATTCGGATCACCCCCGCGTCACCGGCGACGTCGGCATGGCCGGCGTGGCGATCGATTCGATTTACGACATGCGCACGCTGTTCTCAGGCATCCCGCTCGACCGGATGAGCGTGTCGATGACCATGAATGGCGCGGTGCTGCCGATCCTCGCGCTGTTCGTCGCGGCCGCCGAAGAACAGGGCGTGCCGCCGGAGAAACTTTCAGGAACGATCCAGAACGACATCCTGAAAGAGTTCATGGTACGCAACACGTATATCTATCCGCCGGCGCCCTCGATGCGGATCATCTCCGACATCTTTGCGTATACCTCGCAGAAGATGCCGAAATACAATTCGATCTCCATCTCCGGCTATCATATGCAGGAGGCCGGCGCGACGCAGGACCTAGAGCTTGCCTATACGCTCGCCGACGGCGTCGAATATCTCCGCGCCGGGCTTGCCGCCGGCCTCGATGTCGACCGCTTTGCACCAAGACTGTCGTTCTTCTGGGCGATCGGCATGAACTTCTTCATGGAAGTCGCAAAGATGCGCGCGGCGCGGCTATTGTGGGCCAAGCTCTTGAAGCCATTCAACCCGAAGGATCCGCGCTCGCTGTCGCTGCGCACGCACTGCCAGACCTCGGGCTGGTCGCTGACCGCGCAGGACGTCTACAACAATGTGATGCGCACCACGATCGAGGCGATGGCGGCAACCCAGGGCCATACCCAGTCGCTGCACACCAATGCGCTCGACGAGGCCCTGGCGCTGCCGACCGACTTCTCGGCCCGCATCGCGCGCAACACGCAATTGTTCCTGCAGCAGGAAAGCGGCACCAACCGCATCATCGATCCCTGGGGCGGCTCCTATTATGTCGAGCGCCTCACCCACGATCTCGCCATCAAAGCCTGGGGTCACATCCAGGAGGTCGAGGCGCTCGGCGGCATGGCGAAAGCGATCGAGGCCGGCGTCCCAAAACTGCGGATCGAGGAAGCCTCCGCCAAGACCCAAGCCCGGATCGATGCCGGCAAGCAGGCGGTGATCGGTGTCAATAAATACCGGCCCGTCAACGAGGCGCCGATCGACGTGCTGAAGGTGGAAAACTCCACCGTGCGGCGATTGCAGATCGACAAGCTCAAGCGGCTCAGGAAAGAGCGCAACCAGAAGGACGTCGACGATGCGCTGGCGGCGCTGACACGCAGCGCCGGCGACGGCAACGGCAATTTGCTGGCGCTGGCGATCGATGCCGCGCGCGCCAAGGCAACCGTCGGCGAAATCTCCGATGCGATGGAGAAGGTGTTCGGGCGGCATCGCGCCGAAATAAAATCCATCACCGGCGTCTACAAGCGGGAGGCATCCACCATGTCCAACCGGGTCGAGAAAGTGCAGGCGCTGATCGACGCATTCGAGGATGCGGAAGGGCGTCGCCCGCGAATTCTAGTGGCAAAAATCGGCCAGGACGGCCACGACCGCGGCCAGAAGGTAATCGCGTCGGCCTTTGCCGATGTCGGCTTCGACGTCGATATCGGGCCGTTGTTCGCCACCGCCGACGAAGCGGCGCGGCAGGCGGTCGAGAACGACGTCCATATTCTCGGGCTGTCATCGCTGGCGGCGGCGCATCTCACCGCAGTGCCGGAAGTAAAGGCCGCGCTGAAAAAGCAGGGCCGCGACGACATCATGATCATCATCGGCGGCGTGGTGCCGCCGCAGGATTACGACGCGCTGTACAAGGCCGGCGCCGAGGCGATATTTCCGCCGGGCACGGTAATTGCGGATGCCGCTGAGGAACTGATCCACAAGCTCAACGCGCGGCTCGGGCATAGCGAGGCGGCGGAGTAA
- a CDS encoding RsiV family protein, producing the protein MRPAALRFARSLSFVGSVAWFAAAAAFAAEAKPDASIKARNVEASVSLDDKIKADPALSVDCLAEGRKWLDKQAADAAASRKQDPQLFRDGGWTFERNYAVRSVVDGHYVSIVRSDYMDTHGAHPNSDVDTILWDATAKKRISIRPFFTETADNGPTMTAMRKAVIASLNIEKKKRDSSETATAEWYMGLEPKLLKIGAVTLAPSTVTGKSSGLTFHYPPYAVGPYVEGQYVAFVPWETLKPYLTPEGMTIFGGARPKDDDDGTR; encoded by the coding sequence GTGCGCCCCGCCGCTCTCAGGTTTGCCCGCAGCTTAAGTTTCGTTGGTTCGGTCGCATGGTTCGCAGCGGCCGCAGCTTTTGCAGCCGAGGCGAAGCCCGACGCCTCGATCAAGGCACGAAATGTCGAAGCTAGCGTCTCGCTCGACGACAAGATCAAGGCTGATCCAGCGCTTTCGGTGGATTGTCTTGCCGAGGGCAGAAAGTGGCTCGACAAGCAAGCTGCGGACGCGGCTGCCTCGCGCAAACAGGACCCGCAACTGTTTCGCGACGGCGGCTGGACTTTCGAGCGCAATTACGCCGTCCGCTCCGTGGTCGACGGGCACTATGTCAGCATTGTCAGGTCCGACTATATGGACACCCACGGCGCCCATCCGAATTCGGATGTCGACACTATCCTGTGGGACGCAACAGCGAAAAAGCGCATCAGCATCCGCCCGTTCTTCACCGAGACTGCCGACAACGGCCCAACCATGACGGCAATGCGCAAGGCCGTGATCGCATCTTTGAATATCGAAAAGAAAAAGCGAGATTCGAGCGAGACCGCGACCGCCGAATGGTACATGGGCCTTGAGCCAAAACTGCTCAAGATCGGCGCGGTGACACTGGCGCCGTCTACCGTAACGGGCAAAAGCTCCGGCCTGACCTTTCATTATCCGCCCTACGCAGTCGGTCCTTATGTCGAGGGACAGTATGTCGCGTTCGTGCCGTGGGAGACCCTGAAGCCATATCTCACGCCGGAGGGCATGACCATTTTCGGCGGCGCGCGGCCCAAGGACGACGATGACGGCACGCGATGA
- a CDS encoding nucleotidyltransferase family protein, with the protein MSDVRDITLEEIIAKLRDIAPAIQAEGVTKLAVFGSRARGDARPDSDLDVLIDRTARGASPPFDPFKVQHLIEDATGLQAQISMRDLLKPRIAERIAEDLIEVF; encoded by the coding sequence ATGAGCGACGTTAGAGACATCACACTGGAAGAAATTATTGCCAAGCTGCGCGACATTGCACCAGCGATTCAGGCGGAGGGCGTAACCAAGCTCGCCGTCTTTGGATCACGGGCGCGCGGCGACGCAAGACCAGACAGCGATCTCGATGTGCTCATCGACAGGACTGCGCGCGGCGCATCACCGCCCTTTGATCCGTTCAAGGTCCAGCATTTGATCGAGGATGCGACGGGACTCCAGGCGCAGATATCGATGCGGGACCTGCTGAAGCCACGTATCGCCGAACGGATCGCCGAAGACTTGATCGAGGTGTTCTGA
- a CDS encoding HepT-like ribonuclease domain-containing protein, with protein MPPTVEDRLRDILEAIAEIEDMLAGCSLDLFSADKMRRMATERYLEVVCEAARRLTDEVKRDAPDIEWQKMVDFGNRLRHAYHATDVDIVWNIIQDHLPPFEIFRRAPHSRVRQLTVTRGQKR; from the coding sequence ATGCCGCCGACCGTCGAAGACCGGCTGCGGGACATTCTGGAAGCCATTGCCGAGATCGAAGATATGCTCGCTGGCTGCAGCCTCGATCTCTTCTCCGCTGATAAAATGCGCCGCATGGCGACCGAGCGATACCTCGAAGTGGTTTGCGAGGCGGCGCGAAGGCTCACTGATGAAGTGAAACGGGACGCGCCTGACATCGAGTGGCAGAAAATGGTCGATTTCGGCAATCGGCTGCGCCATGCATATCACGCGACCGACGTCGATATTGTCTGGAACATAATCCAGGATCACCTGCCCCCCTTTGAAATCTTTCGTCGAGCGCCGCATTCGCGCGTTAGACAATTGACGGTCACGCGCGGCCAAAAGCGATGA
- the meaB gene encoding methylmalonyl Co-A mutase-associated GTPase MeaB, with the protein MTSNKVVDIKALAQDLRAGHRAALARAITLIESRRGDHQAAARDLVQALLPDTGKAVRVGITGSPGVGKSTTIDGLGMFLVERGHKVAVLAVDPSSARTGGSILGDKTRMARLAASERAYIRPSPASGTLGGVAAKTREAMLLCEAAGFDVVLVETVGIGQSETAVCDMTDFFLALMLPGAGDELQGIKKGLVELADMIAVNKADGDNIKRANIAAAEYRGALHILTPRSEHWHPPVVTYSALTGTGIDVLWRKILDHRTAMNASGEFASRRRQQQIKWMWSMLEQRMMARLRADASVRAKVKKIEAEVADGRVTPSLGAEQIAEMLR; encoded by the coding sequence ATGACCAGCAACAAAGTCGTCGATATCAAAGCGTTGGCACAAGACCTGCGCGCAGGCCACCGCGCGGCGCTGGCGCGGGCGATCACGCTGATCGAAAGCCGGCGCGGCGATCACCAGGCGGCGGCGCGCGATCTGGTGCAGGCGCTGCTGCCGGACACCGGCAAGGCGGTTCGCGTCGGCATTACCGGCTCGCCCGGCGTCGGCAAATCCACCACCATCGACGGGCTCGGGATGTTCCTGGTCGAGCGCGGGCATAAGGTCGCGGTGCTGGCGGTCGACCCCTCCTCGGCACGCACCGGCGGCTCGATCCTCGGCGACAAGACCCGGATGGCGCGGCTCGCCGCGTCCGAGCGCGCCTATATCCGGCCGTCGCCCGCCTCCGGCACGCTCGGCGGGGTCGCCGCAAAAACCCGCGAGGCGATGCTGTTATGCGAGGCCGCAGGGTTCGATGTGGTGTTGGTGGAGACCGTCGGCATCGGGCAGTCCGAGACCGCGGTCTGCGACATGACCGATTTCTTCCTGGCGCTGATGCTGCCGGGCGCCGGTGACGAGCTTCAAGGCATCAAGAAGGGCCTGGTTGAACTCGCCGACATGATCGCCGTCAACAAGGCCGACGGCGACAACATCAAGCGCGCCAACATCGCCGCCGCCGAATATCGCGGCGCGCTGCATATTCTAACCCCGCGCTCCGAGCATTGGCATCCGCCGGTCGTGACCTATTCGGCATTGACTGGCACCGGCATCGATGTGCTGTGGCGGAAGATTTTGGATCACCGCACCGCGATGAACGCCTCGGGCGAATTCGCGTCGCGGCGGCGGCAGCAACAGATAAAATGGATGTGGTCGATGCTGGAGCAGCGGATGATGGCGCGGCTGCGCGCCGATGCTTCCGTGCGCGCCAAGGTGAAAAAGATCGAAGCCGAGGTGGCAGACGGCCGCGTCACGCCTTCGCTCGGCGCCGAGCAGATCGCGGAGATGCTGAGGTGA
- a CDS encoding pyroglutamyl-peptidase I gives MSDKLRVLITGFGPFPGAPYNPTMPLVKRLTQLRRPALADVELIGHIFHVTYSTVDRELPELIARHRPQAVLSFGLADRTAHLRVETRARNAVTTTFPDADRNRARKGSIAAGAGALMFGPHTANLLRAARRTGIDARASRDAGSYLCNYLSWRAIEAVRNDTGPRLAAFIHIPLLARDCTPPRKERANRITLEELVDAGEAMLLEMVKLTSRAMRERPAVLALPEHARRERANAGSK, from the coding sequence ATGAGCGATAAACTTCGCGTCCTGATCACCGGGTTCGGCCCGTTTCCGGGTGCGCCTTATAACCCGACGATGCCACTGGTGAAGCGGCTGACGCAGTTGCGTCGCCCGGCGCTCGCCGATGTCGAGCTGATCGGCCACATTTTTCATGTCACCTACTCCACCGTCGATCGGGAGCTGCCCGAACTGATCGCCCGGCATCGCCCGCAAGCGGTGCTGAGTTTCGGCCTCGCCGATCGCACCGCGCATCTCCGGGTCGAAACCCGCGCGCGCAACGCCGTCACCACGACGTTCCCCGACGCCGATCGCAACCGGGCGCGGAAGGGATCGATCGCGGCCGGCGCGGGTGCCCTGATGTTCGGCCCGCATACGGCCAACCTTCTGCGCGCGGCGCGCCGCACCGGCATCGATGCCCGCGCCTCGCGCGATGCCGGAAGTTATCTCTGCAACTACCTGAGCTGGCGCGCCATCGAAGCGGTTCGTAACGACACCGGCCCACGCCTCGCCGCCTTCATCCATATCCCGCTGCTCGCGCGCGACTGCACGCCTCCGCGCAAGGAGAGGGCCAACCGGATCACGCTGGAAGAGCTGGTCGACGCCGGCGAGGCCATGCTGCTCGAAATGGTGAAGCTTACGAGCCGGGCTATGCGCGAGCGCCCTGCTGTCCTTGCTCTCCCCGAGCATGCAAGGCGAGAGAGAGCTAATGCCGGCTCAAAATGA
- a CDS encoding TIGR03808 family TAT-translocated repetitive protein — protein MNVNRRHLLGASAAGMAGTLAVSPDAARAAPLTSVLGRDATQYGIHPGSPDDQTKPLQRAIDDAARAQVPLVLPPGVYRTGMLRLQNGTQLIGVRGATKLIFNGGASMLSSEGAGRIGLANITLDGGGIPLPSRRGLVHCISGRDIRITDCETSGSGGNGIWFEKVSGDISGNIIAKTAATAIVSFDAQGLIVSRNTILGTNDNGIEILRTAIGDDGTLVADNRIEDIKAGPGGSGQYGNAINAFRAGNVIVRGNRIRNCDYSAVRGNSASNIQISGNSVSDVREVALYSEFSFEGAVIANNTVDGAAFGVSVCNFNEGGRLAVVQGNIIRNLLPKRPIGTAPDDDAGIGIYVEADTSVTGNVIENAPSFGIVAGWGKYLRDVVISGNVIRNAFAGVGVSVAPGAGTALVNNNMISETPRGAVVGLDHARPVTADLSADGAQRFAQVVMGTNAVRR, from the coding sequence ATGAACGTCAATCGCCGCCATCTTTTGGGTGCATCGGCTGCCGGCATGGCCGGCACACTTGCCGTGTCGCCCGACGCCGCGCGGGCGGCGCCGCTTACCTCCGTGCTCGGGCGCGACGCGACGCAATATGGCATCCACCCCGGCAGTCCCGACGACCAGACCAAGCCGCTGCAGCGCGCGATCGACGACGCCGCCCGCGCGCAGGTTCCGCTGGTGCTGCCGCCGGGCGTCTATCGCACCGGGATGCTCCGCCTGCAGAACGGCACGCAACTGATCGGCGTGCGCGGCGCCACAAAACTCATCTTCAACGGCGGCGCGTCGATGCTTTCCAGCGAAGGCGCCGGCAGGATCGGCCTCGCCAATATCACGCTCGACGGCGGCGGCATTCCGCTGCCGTCGCGGCGCGGCCTGGTGCACTGTATCAGTGGCCGCGACATCCGCATCACTGACTGCGAAACATCAGGCAGCGGCGGCAACGGCATCTGGTTCGAGAAGGTCTCCGGCGACATCAGCGGCAACATCATTGCCAAGACGGCCGCCACCGCGATCGTCTCCTTCGACGCGCAGGGTCTCATCGTTTCGCGCAACACGATTTTGGGCACCAACGACAACGGCATCGAAATCCTGCGCACCGCGATCGGCGATGACGGCACGCTCGTCGCCGACAACCGCATCGAGGATATCAAGGCCGGCCCCGGCGGCTCCGGACAATACGGCAACGCCATCAATGCGTTTCGCGCCGGCAATGTGATCGTGCGGGGCAACCGCATCCGCAATTGCGACTACTCTGCCGTGCGCGGCAATTCGGCGTCCAACATCCAGATATCAGGCAACAGCGTCAGCGACGTCCGCGAGGTCGCGCTGTATTCAGAATTTTCGTTCGAAGGCGCCGTCATCGCCAACAACACGGTCGACGGCGCGGCTTTCGGCGTATCAGTCTGCAATTTCAACGAGGGCGGACGCCTGGCGGTGGTGCAAGGCAACATCATCCGCAATCTGCTGCCGAAGCGGCCGATCGGCACCGCGCCTGACGACGATGCCGGCATCGGCATCTATGTCGAGGCCGATACTTCGGTCACGGGCAACGTGATCGAGAACGCGCCGTCATTCGGGATCGTCGCCGGCTGGGGCAAATATCTGCGCGACGTCGTGATCTCGGGCAATGTGATCCGCAACGCCTTTGCCGGCGTCGGTGTGTCGGTGGCGCCGGGCGCGGGAACCGCGCTCGTCAACAACAACATGATCTCGGAAACCCCGCGCGGCGCCGTGGTCGGGCTCGATCACGCGCGTCCGGTCACGGCTGATCTGTCCGCTGACGGCGCGCAACGTTTCGCCCAGGTGGTGATGGGGACCAACGCGGTCAGGCGGTGA
- a CDS encoding TIGR03809 family protein: protein MTHRVDVARGRDIVARWCALAEARLEHLTELFESGRWRRYHSELAFLENIQEAKSAVEIWRDLSLREASRDNSSIDMSWLGRGRATLPRSRMSRDQVHPLPPQPVEIVDTGETTSVPARDAMKLTPAAITERYPLLRNAL from the coding sequence ATGACACATCGTGTAGACGTGGCACGGGGCCGCGACATTGTCGCGCGCTGGTGTGCTCTTGCTGAAGCACGGCTGGAGCACCTCACCGAACTCTTCGAATCCGGCCGCTGGCGCCGTTATCATAGCGAACTCGCCTTTCTCGAGAACATCCAGGAAGCCAAATCCGCCGTTGAAATCTGGCGCGACCTGTCGTTGCGCGAGGCCTCGCGCGACAATTCCTCCATCGACATGTCTTGGCTCGGCCGCGGCCGGGCAACCTTGCCGCGCAGCCGAATGTCGCGCGATCAGGTTCATCCGCTGCCACCGCAGCCGGTAGAGATCGTGGATACGGGGGAGACGACTTCCGTGCCGGCGAGGGACGCCATGAAGCTGACGCCGGCCGCGATAACGGAGCGCTATCCGCTGCTGCGCAACGCGCTGTAG
- a CDS encoding S8 family serine peptidase, whose protein sequence is MIHDRANWRRKMRLAALAATAACLTLAYLDGPAVRAQSIMRTPNLNVGPHISSTDIGPRITPHIAPAITPRIDPVVTPHIDPSIAGRAVTGLGRTTPNLRTYQACSYANRDSDGECTGQPITSANGSGNGGGSGKAKNNGPRRDQLQVAALGARAIANEIVAEINGSQVDEWARRHRLVRLTSQNFPLFGGTIGLFRITDRRTVDTVSRELAADGVRAQPNFRYFLQDQKTALTEGDPAQYALAKLRLPEAHTLAHGANVTIAVIDSGIDAKHPELANAISDSFDALGSKEGPHVHGTGIAGAIVAHARLMGSAPAARIIGIRAFVVASNGAESTSFVVLKALDYAAAHGAQIINMSFAGPKDPLIERGIAAVAAKGIVMVAAAGNAGPKSPPLYPAANANVIAVSATDAEDKLFAASNRGSYVAVAAPGVDIFLPAPDEKYQMTSGTSFSAAYVSGLAALLLERNPALKPDEVRAILTKTARDLGSPGRDDLFGAGEADAFAAVSAVAAAPAVATVSGRPAGENVPERHEVPTTRALSPPAPAMASESSAGAANRAAAP, encoded by the coding sequence ATGATCCACGATCGTGCCAATTGGCGGAGGAAGATGCGGCTTGCGGCGTTGGCGGCGACGGCAGCGTGCCTGACATTGGCCTATCTCGATGGTCCGGCGGTTCGGGCGCAAAGCATCATGCGCACGCCCAACCTCAATGTCGGGCCGCACATTTCGAGCACGGACATCGGTCCGCGGATTACGCCGCACATCGCTCCGGCGATAACGCCCCGTATCGATCCGGTGGTAACGCCCCATATCGATCCGAGCATCGCCGGCAGGGCGGTGACGGGATTGGGCAGAACGACACCGAATTTGCGCACCTATCAGGCCTGCAGCTACGCCAATCGCGACAGCGACGGCGAATGCACGGGTCAGCCGATCACCTCGGCCAACGGTAGCGGCAATGGCGGCGGATCCGGCAAGGCCAAGAACAACGGCCCACGCCGCGACCAGCTGCAGGTGGCGGCGCTCGGCGCGCGCGCGATCGCGAATGAAATCGTGGCCGAGATCAACGGGTCGCAGGTCGACGAGTGGGCTCGGCGCCATCGCCTGGTGCGTCTCACATCCCAGAACTTTCCGCTGTTTGGCGGCACCATCGGCCTGTTCCGCATCACCGACCGCCGGACGGTCGACACCGTCAGCCGCGAACTCGCCGCCGACGGCGTGCGTGCACAGCCAAATTTCCGCTACTTTTTGCAGGACCAGAAAACGGCGTTGACCGAGGGCGACCCCGCACAATACGCGCTCGCAAAGCTTCGATTGCCGGAGGCGCATACGCTGGCCCATGGCGCCAACGTCACCATTGCCGTGATCGATTCCGGTATCGACGCCAAACATCCGGAACTCGCCAACGCCATTTCGGACAGTTTTGATGCGCTCGGCAGCAAGGAAGGTCCGCATGTCCACGGCACCGGCATCGCCGGCGCGATCGTGGCACACGCCCGGCTGATGGGCAGCGCGCCGGCGGCGAGGATTATTGGGATCCGCGCTTTCGTCGTGGCGTCGAACGGCGCGGAAAGCACCTCGTTCGTGGTCCTCAAGGCGCTCGACTACGCCGCCGCCCATGGCGCGCAGATCATCAATATGAGTTTTGCGGGTCCGAAGGATCCGCTGATCGAGCGCGGCATCGCCGCGGTCGCCGCGAAGGGCATCGTGATGGTCGCCGCCGCCGGCAATGCCGGACCGAAATCGCCGCCGCTCTATCCGGCCGCCAACGCGAATGTGATCGCGGTCAGCGCCACCGACGCGGAGGACAAGCTGTTCGCGGCATCGAACCGCGGCAGCTATGTTGCCGTCGCCGCGCCCGGCGTCGATATCTTCCTCCCCGCACCGGACGAAAAATATCAGATGACGTCCGGCACCTCGTTTTCCGCCGCCTATGTTTCGGGCCTCGCAGCGCTTCTGTTGGAGCGCAATCCTGCGTTGAAGCCGGACGAGGTGCGCGCGATCTTGACGAAAACCGCGCGCGATCTCGGTTCCCCCGGCCGCGACGATCTGTTCGGTGCTGGAGAAGCCGACGCGTTTGCGGCGGTTTCCGCCGTCGCCGCCGCGCCAGCGGTAGCCACGGTTTCGGGCCGGCCTGCGGGCGAAAATGTTCCGGAGCGGCATGAGGTTCCGACGACCCGGGCGTTGAGCCCACCGGCTCCCGCCATGGCGTCCGAAAGTTCCGCGGGCGCGGCCAATCGCGCCGCCGCGCCATAA
- a CDS encoding sigma-70 family RNA polymerase sigma factor — MSATQAASDDVLIARIAQGDRLAMQVLYGRHHVRVFRFGLRLVRDEQVAEDLISEVFLDVWRQAGKFEGRSAVSTWLLAITRFKALSALRRRKDVELDDEAANAIEDSSDDPEVAVQKKDTSEALRKCLTALTPEHREIVDLVYYHEKSVEEVAEIVGIPENTVKTRLFYARKKLAALLKAAGIERGWP, encoded by the coding sequence TTGAGTGCGACACAAGCGGCTTCGGACGACGTCCTGATCGCTCGGATCGCCCAAGGCGACCGCCTCGCCATGCAGGTGCTGTACGGACGGCACCATGTCAGGGTGTTTCGGTTCGGGCTTCGGCTCGTGCGGGATGAGCAGGTCGCGGAAGATCTCATCAGTGAGGTTTTCCTCGATGTGTGGCGCCAGGCTGGCAAGTTCGAAGGCCGATCCGCCGTTTCCACCTGGCTCCTGGCTATTACGCGATTCAAGGCCCTCTCTGCGCTAAGGCGCAGGAAGGATGTTGAACTGGACGATGAGGCCGCCAACGCGATCGAGGACAGTTCCGACGATCCGGAAGTGGCGGTCCAGAAGAAGGATACCAGTGAAGCGTTGCGCAAGTGCTTGACCGCACTTACGCCGGAACATCGGGAGATCGTCGATCTCGTCTACTACCACGAGAAATCCGTGGAAGAGGTGGCTGAAATCGTCGGCATTCCGGAAAACACCGTCAAGACGCGCTTGTTTTATGCGCGCAAGAAACTAGCCGCGTTGCTGAAGGCAGCCGGCATCGAGCGAGGTTGGCCATGA
- a CDS encoding GGDEF domain-containing protein, translating into MNSAASLLQEQTSESALARADRLPSNVLKRRAGQRRQMLAVQAVSYSLGTMALLVYCYAGTISVVIPAAYFVSGITLVGCFVVLSESHVNDRFEDHYLTLFQVAGHVALQLGFLLAAPEIGYAFLSILFLIFGFGALRMTSRQATVAWTLLVTGLAPIFLLTTTPIGMLLATPVERLAAMLCYVLTIGQCAFVGLYGSSMRKALYHRSFELKAAYKRIEELAELDELTGSFNRRCIMRMLDDEISRAHRINTPCSIALIDLDWFKRINDAYGHPTGDEVLRTFAITVFANIRNIDRFGRYGGEEFLLVLPETEIDAATRMLDRLRAIIAELDWSAFSPGMQVTISAGVATLRPNETDDTFLARADSALYAAKARGRNRIAKV; encoded by the coding sequence ATGAACAGCGCGGCCTCATTGCTTCAAGAGCAGACCTCCGAGAGTGCGCTCGCGCGCGCTGATCGGCTGCCCTCGAACGTGCTGAAGCGCCGGGCCGGCCAACGCCGCCAGATGCTCGCCGTGCAGGCCGTGAGTTACTCGCTCGGCACGATGGCCCTGCTGGTTTATTGTTACGCCGGCACCATCTCGGTCGTCATTCCCGCGGCCTATTTCGTGTCCGGCATCACGCTGGTCGGTTGCTTTGTCGTGCTATCGGAAAGCCACGTCAACGACCGCTTTGAGGACCACTACCTCACACTGTTCCAGGTTGCCGGCCATGTCGCGCTACAGCTCGGCTTTCTGCTGGCGGCGCCCGAGATCGGCTACGCGTTTCTCAGCATTCTGTTCCTGATCTTCGGATTCGGCGCGCTGCGCATGACCTCCCGCCAGGCGACGGTTGCCTGGACCCTCCTGGTGACGGGTTTGGCCCCGATATTTCTGCTCACCACGACCCCGATCGGCATGCTGCTCGCGACGCCCGTCGAGCGTCTCGCCGCGATGCTTTGCTATGTCTTGACGATTGGACAGTGCGCCTTTGTCGGATTGTACGGCAGTTCAATGCGCAAGGCGCTCTACCACCGCAGCTTTGAACTCAAGGCTGCCTACAAGCGCATCGAGGAACTCGCCGAGCTCGACGAATTGACCGGCTCGTTCAACCGCCGCTGCATCATGCGGATGCTGGATGACGAGATCAGCCGCGCCCATCGCATCAACACCCCCTGCTCGATCGCGCTGATCGATCTCGACTGGTTCAAGCGCATCAACGATGCCTACGGCCACCCCACCGGCGACGAAGTGCTCAGGACATTCGCCATCACCGTGTTCGCCAACATCCGCAACATCGACAGGTTTGGCCGCTACGGCGGCGAGGAATTCCTGCTGGTGCTTCCCGAGACGGAAATTGACGCCGCCACACGCATGCTGGACCGGCTGCGCGCCATCATTGCCGAACTCGACTGGAGCGCGTTCTCGCCCGGCATGCAGGTAACGATTTCCGCAGGCGTCGCGACGCTACGCCCGAACGAGACCGACGATACATTTCTAGCCCGCGCCGACAGCGCGCTTTACGCAGCCAAGGCGCGAGGACGCAACCGCATCGCCAAGGTCTGA